A part of Astatotilapia calliptera chromosome 15, fAstCal1.2, whole genome shotgun sequence genomic DNA contains:
- the LOC113006836 gene encoding CAD protein-like, which yields MVMLPPAAAVDGYSHPPPLSRLLSPQSGSGQVPPGQVSHLQMSPLLHPLVGQHILSVRQFSKEQISHLFNVAHTLRLMVQKERSLEILKGKVMASIFYEVSTRTSSSFAAAMQRLGGSVVHSSEATSSSLKGESLADSVQIMSGYADVLVLRHPTPGAVESASRQCRKPLINAGDGVGEHPTQALLDVFTIREELGTVNGMTITMVGDLKHGRTVHSLAKLLTQYRITLRYVAPKNLHMPAEIVSYVASKGIKQEEFDSIEEALPDTDVLYMTRIQKERFASEEEYKACFGQFVLTPHIMTGAKQKMVVMHPLPRVNEIR from the exons ATGGTCATGCTCCCACCAGCCGCTGCTGTTGACGGGTACAGCCATCCTCCCCCACTGTCCAGGCTGCTGTCCCCACAGTCTGGGTCAGGACAGGTGCCTCCTGGTCAGGTGTCACACCTGCAGAtgtctcctctgcttcacccacTGGTGGGACAGCACATCTTGTCTGTCAGACAGTTCAGCAAGGAGCAG ATCTCACACCTGTTCAATGTTGCTCACACTTTACGTTTGATGGTTCAGAAGGAACGAAGCCTGGAAATACTCAAG GGTAAAGTAATGGCCTCCATATTCTATGAGGTCAGCACTCGCACCAGCAGTTCCTTCGCAGCGGCCATGCAGCGTTTGGGCGGCTCCGTCGTCCATTCCAGCGAGGCCACTTCCTCCTCGCTGAAGGGAGAATCGCTGGCGGACTCTGTCCAGATCATGAGTGGCTACGCTGACGTCCTCGTGCTGCGTCACCCAACACCTGGAGCTGTAGAG AGCGCGTCCCGTCAGTGCCGTAAGCCGCTGATCAATGCTGGCGACGGTGTCGGGGAGCATCCCACTCAGGCCCTGTTGGACGTCTTCACCATCAGAGAGGAGCTGGGAACGGTCAACGGCATGACG ATAACGATGGTTGGAGATCTGAAACATGGCCGAACGGTTCATTCCCTCGCCAAACTGCTGACCCAGTACCGCATCACTCTGCGTTACGTGGCTCCCAAAAACCTCCACATGCCAGCAGAGATCGTCAGCTACGTGGCCTCAAAGGGCATCAAACAG gaGGAGTTTGACAGCATCGAGGAGGCTCTGCCTGACACCGACGTCCTCTACATGACGAGGATCCAGAAGGAGAGGTTTGCATCTGAGGAGGAGTACAAAGCC TGTTTTGGTCAGTTCGTCCTCACTCCTCACATCATGACTGGAGCCAAACAGAAGATGGTGGTGATGCACCCGCTGCCCAGAGTCAATGAAATCAGGTGA
- the LOC113006838 gene encoding CAD protein-like: MLGTREDMETLWENLDIIDCFATDHAPHSVDEKNSERPPPGYPGLETMLPLLLTAVSDGRLTLDDITRRLYDNPRRIFNLPVQENTYVEVDLEQEWVIPQAMQFTKSKWTPFEGMKVKGKVRRVVLRGEVAYIDGQVLVPPGYGEDVKTWPTSSTHPPEPVKETPMTPERQRPTPPRDGVRT; the protein is encoded by the exons ATGCTGGGAACACGCGAGGACATGGAGACACTCTGGGAAAATCTGGACATTATCGACTGCTTTGCTACAGACCACG cTCCTCACTCTGTAGACGAGAAGAACAGTGAGCGTCCTCCTCCTGGTTACCCCGGTCTGGAAACaatgctgcctctgctgctcaCCGCCGTCAGTGATGGACGTCTGACTCTGGATGATATTACCAGACGTCTTTATGACAATCCACGCAGGATCTTCAACCTGCCCGTTCAGGAAAACACCTACGTGGAg GTGGACCTGGAGCAGGAGTGGGTTATTCCTCAGGCCATGCAGTTCACTAAGTCTAAGTGGACTCCTTTCGAAGGTATGAAGGTGAAAGGTAAAGTCCGCCGCGTGGTCCTGCGAGGAGAGGTGGCCTACATCGACGGCCAG GTGCTCGTGCCTCCAGGTTACGGTGAGGATGTGAAGACTTGGCCCACTTCTTCCACCCATCCTCCAGAACCTGTCAAAGAAACTCCAATG ACTCCTGAGCGTCAGCGTCCAACTCCACCCCGGGATGGAGTGCGGACTTGA